A part of Antennarius striatus isolate MH-2024 chromosome 21, ASM4005453v1, whole genome shotgun sequence genomic DNA contains:
- the si:ch211-136m16.8 gene encoding uncharacterized protein si:ch211-136m16.8 isoform X2 → MDNDNLQSRVERTFWTVWYYISGAVSRLLRPDPHDIIRVDPNSVQEFEDSFVSTSYHTEDDSTGADADEEQPLSKVSVISTSRSVVAWEVCTADIHKWPKEESITFKTDDTRGGDSKAPTETEGARDEEFPQPNKDDRGLLVTENVNGGKPDDDEVNKLFICKPDEMQESVEHEEHMKAMSGLTDDAMIVNTEKSRSNSVRKSETEEETERTMLLDGHQIDENTTKIKIMEDSIKMHHKHQQDLKMEGTEVNLGTTVALRLEEEGNMHTKEDNVQRDEADTVVMNTEVEESNGVLQLAPKLDRKSEGAAEVENELLIGEELPNYEKKNITVLDDDEQAAVGRELGVPHRSESDNVENVLEQIAIIAIIEKENTNEAGDNQTISGVPEKEDNKESVPEEGEENISTVHGPCSEEFGLNSDVTTNTSTEESFLVDDQVEEESFSREVGNKDGNMVLACPVRSLTVKPEGKTERETSEHFKNVPLGICEGQLDVLPELNAPACDEKQEGVPEYNNEPGPAGNTTQRFLEVQSEGIQTTQSPEDEESQELESPRNSSYNVDADYLLVRNHMEEEQESSEDIQEGIDLDVEDQPGILCPAVDGLPQEMETPLTEAVDEEGNLRVDSLKIGIKHSDNEYDMCTALTDEADEMSKERQNKTEELLVKYRMDEGSEDSKGSANIDDCEMTVLAAQEVVKCTDETLKSLEAEIQETISFYKESEEDLNPEQNNHRTLSLPEDFIESVFLNQCKTSDPEMQNTSIDMEKTGHDIEEEAMEYGLLTENGSKILNVQVVGMEDELTRKRNEKENTFIAESDPQETQNQWSGKELEITNGETEEADETIMTSEFKLKDMIVVSAEEMATHVTESEGSCAEETVPLINELYLGEEEILDLRMRAALSVGPDGKEQQNELVRGEHIKRETSREVQGETSSVLTEKEKKPLTELNSGESELVSDAQMSSSTKESGFLDQFPDDCGETQLLESTSSGPSQNILTNLSESMNISELLARQPNYDSQDIFLGGKTEAPQSSETRPFYKELNGLQEKDDKETESKEDMDVEVPNFAITPEWKDDEGSDALLKVQEMVAADKPQEVTVSDSPDEIELTDSDQPETSMESLEGGAIPTGSGSQYNICSETEEMFQLPSLDKPQPLWSEGVVEPLPGLNIDENIEQLKEFEHHMEEDISVLDLTVQRSRIAVKNPRVRPPTNARALLHMPSVNPIPATSLPVKIPAGVPLGGFGIGIKLPGNAHKCRREK, encoded by the exons ATGGACAACGACAATCTCCAATCCAGGGTGGAGAGGACCTTCTGGACAGTTTGG TACTATATAAGTGGAGCCGTCAGCAGATTGTTGCGCCCGGATCCCCATGACATCATTAGGGTTGACCCAAACTCTGTCCAGGAGTTTGAAGATTCTTTTGTGTCCACAAGCTACCACACAGAGGATGATTCTACAGGAGCGGATGCCGATGAGGAACAGCCTCTTTCAAAAGTCTCTGTGATTAGCACATCTCGGTCGGTTGTTGCCTGGGAAGTTTGCACCGCAGACATCCACAAATGGCCGAAAGAGGAGAGCATAACATTCAAAACCGACGATACCAGAGGAGGTGACAGCAAAGCACCTACTGAGACTGAGGGGGCAAGAGATGAAGAATTCCCTCAACCCAATAAGGATGATAGAGGGCTGCTTGTCACTGAGAATGTAAATGGCGGCAAaccagatgatgatgaagtcaaTAAACTGTTCATTTGTAAACCAGATGAGATGCAGGAGAGTGTTGAGCACGAGGAACACATGAAAGCCATGTCAGGACTCACAGATGATGCAATGATtgtaaacacagagaaaagCAGAAGCAATTCTGTTAGGAAGTCTGAGACTGAGGAAGAGACTGAGAGGACAATGCTATTGGACGGTCATCAAattgatgaaaacacaacaaagattaaaataatGGAAGACAGTATTAAAATGCATCACAAACACCAACAAGATTTGAAGATGGAGGGCACTGAGGTAAATTTGGGCACGACTGTGGCTTTGAGACTAGAAGAGGAAGGTAACATGCATACAAAAGAGGACAACGTGCAGAGGGATGAGGCAGATACAGTTGTGATGAATACTGAAGTGGAAGAAAGTAATGGTGTTTTACAGCTGGCCCCTAAACTGGATAGAAAGTctgaaggagcagcagaggTTGAAAATGAGCTCTTAATTGGTGAAGAATTACcaaattatgaaaagaaaaatattactgtgcttgatgatgatgaacaagCTGCTGTTGGAAGAGAGCTTGGAGTGCCTCATAGAAGTGAAAGTGATAACGTTGAGAATGTGCTTGAGCAGATTGCTATTATTGCTATtatagagaaagaaaatacaaatgaagCTGGAGACAATCAAACAATTAGTGGAGTGCCTGAAAAGGAGGACAACAAGGAATCAGTTCCAGAAGAAggtgaagaaaacatttcaactgTACATGGTCCTTGCAGTGAGGAATTTGGTCTGAATTCTGATGTGACAACAAATACTTCCACAGAAGAGAGCTTTCTTGTTGACGATCAAGTAGAGGAAGAGAGTTTCTCCAGGGAAGTAGGCAACAAAGACGGTAACATGGTACTAGCATGTCCAGTCAGGTCACTTACAGTAAAACCTGAAGGCAAGACTGAACGGGAAACAAGTGAACACTTTAAAAATGTTCCCCTGGGGATATGTGAAGGCCAACTTGATGTGTTGCCGGAGTTAAATGCTCCAGCAtgtgatgaaaaacaagaggGAGTTCCTGAATACAACAATGAGCCAGGGCCAGCTGGAAATACAACACAAAGGTTCCTGGAAGTACAGTCTGAGGGAATACAGACCACGCAATCACCAGAGGATGAAGAGAGCCAAGAGCTGGAGAGCCCCCGAAACAGCAGTTACAACGTCGATGCTGACTATTTATTGGTGAGGAACCACATGGAAGAGGAGCAAGAAAGCTCAGAAGATATTCAGGAAGGCATCGACTTGGATGTGGAGGATCAACCTGGAATACTGTGCCCTGCTGTTGATGGATTGCCACAAGAAATGGAGACACCACTTACTGAGGCAGTAGATGAGGAAGGAAATCTAAGGGTTGACTCACTGAAGATTGGGATTAAACACTCAGATAATGAATATGACATGTGTACTGCCTTAacagatgaggctgatgagaTGAGTAAAGAGAggcaaaacaaaactgaagagCTTTTGGTCAAATACAGGATGGACGAGGGTTCTGAGGACAGCAAAGGAAGCGCCAACATAGACGACTGTGAGATGACTGTCTTAGCAGCACAGGAAGTGGTCAAATGTACTGATGAGACTTTAAAATCTCTTGAGGCTGAAATACAGGAGACAATAAGTTTCTATAAGGAGTCAGAAGAAGACTTAAACCCAGAGCAAAACAACCACAGAACACTGAGTTTACCAGAAGACTTTATTGAATCTGTATTCCTCAACCAGTGTAAGACTAGTGATCCAGAAATGCAAAATACATCAATCGATATGGAGAAAACAGGCCATGACATAGAGGAGGAGGCAATGGAATACGGATTGCTTACTGAAAATGGAagcaaaattttaaatgtgcagGTAGTGGGAATGGAAGATGAGCTAACCAGAAAgaggaatgaaaaagaaaatacttttattgCAGAGTCAGACCCACAGGAGACACAAAATCAATGGTCAGGCAAAGAACTTGAGATAACCAATGGGGAGACTGAAGAAGCTGATGAAACAATAATGACAAGTGAGTTCAAACTAAAAGATATGATAGTGGTATCAGCTGAGGAAATGGCAACGCATGTGACAGAATCAGAAGGGAGCTGTGCTGAGGAAACAGTCCCCCTAATCAATGAACTTTATCTGGGTGAAGAGGAAATTCTTGACTTGAGGATGAGGGCAGCATTGTCAGTGGGACCTGATGGCAAGGAACAACAAAACGAGCTTGTGCGTGGAGAACACATCAAGAGAGAGACATCACGTGAAGTACAAGGTGAAACATCATCTGTGCTgacagagaaggaaaaaaagccGCTTACAGAATTAAATTCAGGAGAGTCTGAACTGGTGAGTGATGCACAAATGTCTTCATCAACGAAAGAGTCAGGATTTTTGGACCAGTTTCCCGATGATTGTGGTGAAACTCAACTCCTGGAATCAACCAGCAGTGGGCCATCtcaaaatatattaacaaatttgTCCGAATCGATGAACATCTCAGAACTGCTGGCAAGACAGCCAAACTATGACTCTCAGGATATATTTTTAGGGGGAAAGACTGAGGCACCACAATCATCTGAGACCAGACCTTTTTATAAAGAATTAAATGGATTACAAGAAAAAGATGATAAGGAAACTGAGTCAAAGGAAGACATGGATGTCGAGGTACCAAACTTTGCAATTACACCTGAATGGAAGGACGATGAAGGATCAGATGCTCTTCTCAAAGTTCAGGAAATGGTGGCAGCAGACAAACCTCAAGAGGTCACAGTGTCTGACTCTCCAGATGAAATTGAGCTGACTGACTCAGATCAACCTGAGACCAGTATGGAATCGTTAGAAGGGGGCGCTATCCCAACAGGTTCTGGATCTCAATACAACATTTGCAGTGAAACAGAAGAAATGTTTCAGTTGCCTTCACTGGACAAACCACAGCCTCTTTGGTCAGAAGGAGTTGTTGAGCCATTACCTGGACTAAATATAGATGAAAATATCGAACAGCTGAAGGAGTTTGAACATCACATGGAG GAGGACATCTCTGTACTGGACCTTACTGTGCAAAGGTCGAGAATTGCTGTTAAAAACCCTCGAGTCAGACCACCCACAAATGCCCGTGCTCTTCTACATATGCCCTCAGTGAATCCCATACCTGCTACATCTCTGCCAGTCAAAATCCCTGCAGGTGTGCCTTTGGGAGGCTTCGGCATTGGAATAAAACTGCCTG GAAACGCCCACAAATGCAGAAGAGAAAAATGA
- the si:ch211-136m16.8 gene encoding uncharacterized protein si:ch211-136m16.8 isoform X1: MDNDNLQSRVERTFWTVWYYISGAVSRLLRPDPHDIIRVDPNSVQEFEDSFVSTSYHTEDDSTGADADEEQPLSKVSVISTSRSVVAWEVCTADIHKWPKEESITFKTDDTRGGDSKAPTETEGARDEEFPQPNKDDRGLLVTENVNGGKPDDDEVNKLFICKPDEMQESVEHEEHMKAMSGLTDDAMIVNTEKSRSNSVRKSETEEETERTMLLDGHQIDENTTKIKIMEDSIKMHHKHQQDLKMEGTEVNLGTTVALRLEEEGNMHTKEDNVQRDEADTVVMNTEVEESNGVLQLAPKLDRKSEGAAEVENELLIGEELPNYEKKNITVLDDDEQAAVGRELGVPHRSESDNVENVLEQIAIIAIIEKENTNEAGDNQTISGVPEKEDNKESVPEEGEENISTVHGPCSEEFGLNSDVTTNTSTEESFLVDDQVEEESFSREVGNKDGNMVLACPVRSLTVKPEGKTERETSEHFKNVPLGICEGQLDVLPELNAPACDEKQEGVPEYNNEPGPAGNTTQRFLEVQSEGIQTTQSPEDEESQELESPRNSSYNVDADYLLVRNHMEEEQESSEDIQEGIDLDVEDQPGILCPAVDGLPQEMETPLTEAVDEEGNLRVDSLKIGIKHSDNEYDMCTALTDEADEMSKERQNKTEELLVKYRMDEGSEDSKGSANIDDCEMTVLAAQEVVKCTDETLKSLEAEIQETISFYKESEEDLNPEQNNHRTLSLPEDFIESVFLNQCKTSDPEMQNTSIDMEKTGHDIEEEAMEYGLLTENGSKILNVQVVGMEDELTRKRNEKENTFIAESDPQETQNQWSGKELEITNGETEEADETIMTSEFKLKDMIVVSAEEMATHVTESEGSCAEETVPLINELYLGEEEILDLRMRAALSVGPDGKEQQNELVRGEHIKRETSREVQGETSSVLTEKEKKPLTELNSGESELVSDAQMSSSTKESGFLDQFPDDCGETQLLESTSSGPSQNILTNLSESMNISELLARQPNYDSQDIFLGGKTEAPQSSETRPFYKELNGLQEKDDKETESKEDMDVEVPNFAITPEWKDDEGSDALLKVQEMVAADKPQEVTVSDSPDEIELTDSDQPETSMESLEGGAIPTGSGSQYNICSETEEMFQLPSLDKPQPLWSEGVVEPLPGLNIDENIEQLKEFEHHMEEDISVLDLTVQRSRIAVKNPRVRPPTNARALLHMPSVNPIPATSLPVKIPAGVPLGGFGIGIKLPGLGTGFPTLKKTRVTQDENTQKTFSEETPTNAEEKNDSPRQDEATIKHKLMSPRHPGFANPLMSELKTKLKKTAKYDES, translated from the exons ATGGACAACGACAATCTCCAATCCAGGGTGGAGAGGACCTTCTGGACAGTTTGG TACTATATAAGTGGAGCCGTCAGCAGATTGTTGCGCCCGGATCCCCATGACATCATTAGGGTTGACCCAAACTCTGTCCAGGAGTTTGAAGATTCTTTTGTGTCCACAAGCTACCACACAGAGGATGATTCTACAGGAGCGGATGCCGATGAGGAACAGCCTCTTTCAAAAGTCTCTGTGATTAGCACATCTCGGTCGGTTGTTGCCTGGGAAGTTTGCACCGCAGACATCCACAAATGGCCGAAAGAGGAGAGCATAACATTCAAAACCGACGATACCAGAGGAGGTGACAGCAAAGCACCTACTGAGACTGAGGGGGCAAGAGATGAAGAATTCCCTCAACCCAATAAGGATGATAGAGGGCTGCTTGTCACTGAGAATGTAAATGGCGGCAAaccagatgatgatgaagtcaaTAAACTGTTCATTTGTAAACCAGATGAGATGCAGGAGAGTGTTGAGCACGAGGAACACATGAAAGCCATGTCAGGACTCACAGATGATGCAATGATtgtaaacacagagaaaagCAGAAGCAATTCTGTTAGGAAGTCTGAGACTGAGGAAGAGACTGAGAGGACAATGCTATTGGACGGTCATCAAattgatgaaaacacaacaaagattaaaataatGGAAGACAGTATTAAAATGCATCACAAACACCAACAAGATTTGAAGATGGAGGGCACTGAGGTAAATTTGGGCACGACTGTGGCTTTGAGACTAGAAGAGGAAGGTAACATGCATACAAAAGAGGACAACGTGCAGAGGGATGAGGCAGATACAGTTGTGATGAATACTGAAGTGGAAGAAAGTAATGGTGTTTTACAGCTGGCCCCTAAACTGGATAGAAAGTctgaaggagcagcagaggTTGAAAATGAGCTCTTAATTGGTGAAGAATTACcaaattatgaaaagaaaaatattactgtgcttgatgatgatgaacaagCTGCTGTTGGAAGAGAGCTTGGAGTGCCTCATAGAAGTGAAAGTGATAACGTTGAGAATGTGCTTGAGCAGATTGCTATTATTGCTATtatagagaaagaaaatacaaatgaagCTGGAGACAATCAAACAATTAGTGGAGTGCCTGAAAAGGAGGACAACAAGGAATCAGTTCCAGAAGAAggtgaagaaaacatttcaactgTACATGGTCCTTGCAGTGAGGAATTTGGTCTGAATTCTGATGTGACAACAAATACTTCCACAGAAGAGAGCTTTCTTGTTGACGATCAAGTAGAGGAAGAGAGTTTCTCCAGGGAAGTAGGCAACAAAGACGGTAACATGGTACTAGCATGTCCAGTCAGGTCACTTACAGTAAAACCTGAAGGCAAGACTGAACGGGAAACAAGTGAACACTTTAAAAATGTTCCCCTGGGGATATGTGAAGGCCAACTTGATGTGTTGCCGGAGTTAAATGCTCCAGCAtgtgatgaaaaacaagaggGAGTTCCTGAATACAACAATGAGCCAGGGCCAGCTGGAAATACAACACAAAGGTTCCTGGAAGTACAGTCTGAGGGAATACAGACCACGCAATCACCAGAGGATGAAGAGAGCCAAGAGCTGGAGAGCCCCCGAAACAGCAGTTACAACGTCGATGCTGACTATTTATTGGTGAGGAACCACATGGAAGAGGAGCAAGAAAGCTCAGAAGATATTCAGGAAGGCATCGACTTGGATGTGGAGGATCAACCTGGAATACTGTGCCCTGCTGTTGATGGATTGCCACAAGAAATGGAGACACCACTTACTGAGGCAGTAGATGAGGAAGGAAATCTAAGGGTTGACTCACTGAAGATTGGGATTAAACACTCAGATAATGAATATGACATGTGTACTGCCTTAacagatgaggctgatgagaTGAGTAAAGAGAggcaaaacaaaactgaagagCTTTTGGTCAAATACAGGATGGACGAGGGTTCTGAGGACAGCAAAGGAAGCGCCAACATAGACGACTGTGAGATGACTGTCTTAGCAGCACAGGAAGTGGTCAAATGTACTGATGAGACTTTAAAATCTCTTGAGGCTGAAATACAGGAGACAATAAGTTTCTATAAGGAGTCAGAAGAAGACTTAAACCCAGAGCAAAACAACCACAGAACACTGAGTTTACCAGAAGACTTTATTGAATCTGTATTCCTCAACCAGTGTAAGACTAGTGATCCAGAAATGCAAAATACATCAATCGATATGGAGAAAACAGGCCATGACATAGAGGAGGAGGCAATGGAATACGGATTGCTTACTGAAAATGGAagcaaaattttaaatgtgcagGTAGTGGGAATGGAAGATGAGCTAACCAGAAAgaggaatgaaaaagaaaatacttttattgCAGAGTCAGACCCACAGGAGACACAAAATCAATGGTCAGGCAAAGAACTTGAGATAACCAATGGGGAGACTGAAGAAGCTGATGAAACAATAATGACAAGTGAGTTCAAACTAAAAGATATGATAGTGGTATCAGCTGAGGAAATGGCAACGCATGTGACAGAATCAGAAGGGAGCTGTGCTGAGGAAACAGTCCCCCTAATCAATGAACTTTATCTGGGTGAAGAGGAAATTCTTGACTTGAGGATGAGGGCAGCATTGTCAGTGGGACCTGATGGCAAGGAACAACAAAACGAGCTTGTGCGTGGAGAACACATCAAGAGAGAGACATCACGTGAAGTACAAGGTGAAACATCATCTGTGCTgacagagaaggaaaaaaagccGCTTACAGAATTAAATTCAGGAGAGTCTGAACTGGTGAGTGATGCACAAATGTCTTCATCAACGAAAGAGTCAGGATTTTTGGACCAGTTTCCCGATGATTGTGGTGAAACTCAACTCCTGGAATCAACCAGCAGTGGGCCATCtcaaaatatattaacaaatttgTCCGAATCGATGAACATCTCAGAACTGCTGGCAAGACAGCCAAACTATGACTCTCAGGATATATTTTTAGGGGGAAAGACTGAGGCACCACAATCATCTGAGACCAGACCTTTTTATAAAGAATTAAATGGATTACAAGAAAAAGATGATAAGGAAACTGAGTCAAAGGAAGACATGGATGTCGAGGTACCAAACTTTGCAATTACACCTGAATGGAAGGACGATGAAGGATCAGATGCTCTTCTCAAAGTTCAGGAAATGGTGGCAGCAGACAAACCTCAAGAGGTCACAGTGTCTGACTCTCCAGATGAAATTGAGCTGACTGACTCAGATCAACCTGAGACCAGTATGGAATCGTTAGAAGGGGGCGCTATCCCAACAGGTTCTGGATCTCAATACAACATTTGCAGTGAAACAGAAGAAATGTTTCAGTTGCCTTCACTGGACAAACCACAGCCTCTTTGGTCAGAAGGAGTTGTTGAGCCATTACCTGGACTAAATATAGATGAAAATATCGAACAGCTGAAGGAGTTTGAACATCACATGGAG GAGGACATCTCTGTACTGGACCTTACTGTGCAAAGGTCGAGAATTGCTGTTAAAAACCCTCGAGTCAGACCACCCACAAATGCCCGTGCTCTTCTACATATGCCCTCAGTGAATCCCATACCTGCTACATCTCTGCCAGTCAAAATCCCTGCAGGTGTGCCTTTGGGAGGCTTCGGCATTGGAATAAAACTGCCTG GGCTTGGTACAGGTTTTCCAACTTTAAAAAAGACACGAGTGACACAAGATGAAAATACTCAGAAAACCTTCTCAGAG GAAACGCCCACAAATGCAGAAGAGAAAAATGACAGTCCCAGACAGGATGAGGCCACcatcaaacacaaactgatGTCACCAAGACATCCAGG ATTTGCAAATCCTCTTATGTCTGAGCTGAAGaccaagctgaagaaaaccgcAAAATATGATGAATCGTAA